In Flammeovirgaceae bacterium 311, one DNA window encodes the following:
- a CDS encoding metalloendopeptidase-like membrane protein (COG0739 Membrane proteins related to metalloendopeptidases) — MKQIGLVILILFINLLGWHEAEAQRRKKGVLRDILRVREPEMNIAKPDTVAFEMFDSVSTAPAPKSEIKQQTQSPEFQPKDLKKELSLVAEDTTGIEADSASLVEISEQIMINKEWFTLHEYYAVWDSRNINPYNIDARKFKDTVSLVLYVPPGENWSPPLENIRITSNFGYRSPRWHYGTDIGLNTGDSVRSVFDGIVRIRKNDPSGYGLYIVVRHKNGLETLYGHLSKQILDVGDEVKAGQVLGLGGSTGRSSGPHLHFETRYMGSALNPSDVYNFSENTLKGETVTISSANFSYLAETQKVVYHRVRSGDTLSRISVKYGVSVSQLRRMNKMGKSSMLRVGQRLRVH, encoded by the coding sequence GTGAAGCAAATAGGGCTGGTAATTCTTATTCTGTTCATCAACCTGTTGGGATGGCATGAGGCTGAAGCGCAAAGGCGTAAGAAGGGTGTTCTGAGGGATATCTTAAGGGTACGCGAGCCGGAAATGAATATTGCAAAGCCGGACACCGTTGCATTCGAGATGTTTGATAGTGTTTCCACAGCGCCTGCACCCAAATCCGAAATAAAGCAGCAAACGCAATCGCCGGAATTTCAGCCTAAGGATTTAAAAAAAGAATTATCGCTGGTAGCGGAAGATACTACCGGCATAGAGGCAGATTCTGCCAGCCTGGTAGAGATATCAGAGCAAATAATGATCAATAAGGAATGGTTCACCCTGCATGAGTATTATGCTGTGTGGGATAGCCGTAATATAAATCCTTACAACATAGACGCCCGCAAGTTTAAAGACACAGTATCATTGGTATTGTATGTTCCGCCGGGAGAAAACTGGTCGCCGCCGCTGGAGAATATCCGCATTACCTCAAATTTTGGTTACCGTTCTCCCAGGTGGCATTATGGAACAGACATCGGGCTCAATACCGGCGACTCGGTCAGGTCTGTATTCGATGGCATTGTACGCATCAGGAAGAACGATCCAAGCGGATATGGCTTATACATTGTAGTAAGGCACAAGAACGGACTGGAAACGCTCTACGGGCACCTAAGCAAACAGATCCTCGATGTAGGCGATGAAGTAAAGGCTGGTCAGGTATTAGGCTTAGGCGGCAGCACAGGCCGTAGTTCTGGACCTCACCTGCATTTCGAAACGCGCTACATGGGCTCTGCCCTGAACCCCTCCGATGTTTATAATTTCTCTGAAAACACCTTAAAGGGCGAGACTGTAACAATCTCTTCTGCTAACTTTTCTTACCTGGCAGAAACCCAAAAGGTAGTTTATCACAGGGTGCGCTCAGGGGATACGCTATCCCGTATATCTGTAAAATACGGAGTGTCCGTAAGCCAGTTAAGGCGTATGAATAAAATGGGCAAAAGCTCCATGCTTAGGGTTG
- the rpsO gene encoding 30S ribosomal protein S15 (COG0184 Ribosomal protein S15P/S13E), translated as MYLTTEKKQELFENHGRLRAKSDTGSAESQIALFSYRINHLTEHLKQHKHDFSTRLGLLKLVGKRRRLLNYLHDREIERYRAILAELNLRK; from the coding sequence ATGTATTTAACAACAGAGAAAAAACAAGAGCTGTTTGAAAATCATGGTCGGTTGAGAGCAAAAAGCGATACTGGTTCTGCTGAGTCACAAATCGCCCTGTTTTCCTACCGCATCAATCATTTAACAGAACACCTTAAGCAGCACAAGCATGATTTCAGCACTCGTCTGGGTCTGCTCAAACTGGTAGGTAAGCGCAGAAGACTCCTGAACTATCTTCATGATCGTGAAATTGAGCGTTACAGAGCTATTCTCGCAGAACTGAATCTTCGTAAATAA
- a CDS encoding RNA polymerase, sigma 70 subunit, rpod subfamily protein (COG0568 DNA-directed RNA polymerase, sigma subunit (sigma70/sigma32)), with protein sequence MRQLKISKQITNRESQSLDKYLQEIGKVDLLTPDEEVELAKRIRSGDQMALEKLTKANLRFVVSVAKQYQNQGLSLGDLINEGNLGLIKAAQRFDETRGFKFISYAVWWIRQSILQALAEQSRIVRLPLNRVGSLNKISKTFSELEQKFEREPSPEELAESLEVSTNEVVDTMRISGRHVSMDAPFVQGEENSLLDVLENDMEETPDAELMNDSLRREVQRALSTLTQREADVIALYFGLNGEHSMTLEEIGEKFNLTRERVRQIKEKAIRRLRHTSRSKALKPYLG encoded by the coding sequence ATGAGACAGCTTAAGATCAGCAAACAGATTACCAACCGCGAAAGCCAGTCGCTGGACAAGTATCTGCAGGAGATCGGTAAGGTAGACTTGCTGACACCCGATGAGGAAGTGGAGTTAGCGAAACGCATTCGCTCCGGCGATCAGATGGCCCTGGAGAAATTAACCAAAGCCAACCTGCGTTTCGTAGTTTCCGTTGCCAAGCAGTACCAGAACCAGGGGCTTTCTTTAGGAGACCTTATCAACGAAGGTAATCTAGGATTGATCAAAGCCGCTCAGCGCTTTGACGAAACCCGTGGCTTTAAATTTATTTCTTATGCCGTATGGTGGATTCGTCAGTCTATTCTGCAGGCATTGGCTGAACAGTCCCGTATTGTTCGCCTTCCGCTAAACCGTGTAGGTTCACTGAATAAAATCTCCAAGACTTTTTCTGAGCTGGAGCAAAAGTTTGAGCGTGAGCCATCACCAGAGGAATTAGCCGAAAGCCTGGAAGTTTCTACCAATGAAGTAGTAGACACCATGCGTATCTCCGGCCGCCATGTTTCTATGGATGCTCCTTTTGTTCAGGGCGAAGAAAATAGCCTGCTGGATGTGCTGGAAAATGACATGGAAGAAACTCCGGACGCGGAGCTGATGAACGACTCACTTCGTAGGGAAGTACAGCGTGCACTTTCTACCCTTACCCAGCGTGAAGCAGATGTAATTGCCCTCTATTTTGGCCTGAATGGCGAACACAGCATGACGCTGGAGGAAATAGGAGAGAAGTTTAACCTGACACGCGAGCGTGTGCGTCAGATCAAAGAAAAAGCAATACGCCGCCTGCGCCATACAAGTCGCAGTAAAGCGTTAAAACCTTACCTGGGCTGA
- a CDS encoding permease (COG0795 Predicted permeases), protein MKKLDKFILKAFLGPFVLTFLVVVFILLMQYLLKYFDEIVGKGLGPMVYAEMLFYFAVSLTTLALPLAVLLSSLMTFGNLGEHFELTAIKSSGISLVRTMLPIFVFTLFLTAFAFYNNDRIVPKVNLKAYSLLYDIRQTKPSLSLEEGSFYNGIPNYSIKVNKKYPDEVSLKGLIIYDHSKGRGNTDVILADSGRMYMFGNDRYLMFELYNGINYSEPKAEQGGFSLNDKPAEFMRNEFSKTKLVFSMESFGMSQTPQDYFAENKIMKNVSQLTADIDSMENKIIEARYTIYSNVQNYNPYINKTRVMVPEQLKQQYRIVDSLNKVKLMQTYGMDSVNGGPNMSGMAYTRESLMSRKQVMDLEESGSEKAMNSIGGGSKEKKQFEPTLADTVYLEPLEAGNKHKQLEAYRSAVGQLRYIKNNYEVYGGRADELQRSIYQWQIEIHKKWAQAAACLVMFMIGAPLGAIIKKGGLGVPVIVSIAFFIVYYVLTMFGDKWAREGIVSPELGIWSANLLLLPFGLFFLRQARNDARLFESDFYSVIIAKFRTAIGEKVRRPDVLRRAFRWPRN, encoded by the coding sequence ATGAAGAAACTCGATAAATTTATACTAAAGGCTTTCCTGGGCCCTTTTGTCCTCACCTTTCTGGTAGTAGTTTTCATCCTGCTGATGCAGTATCTGCTCAAGTATTTCGATGAAATTGTAGGCAAAGGATTGGGTCCTATGGTTTATGCAGAGATGCTCTTTTATTTTGCAGTATCACTCACAACACTGGCGTTGCCCCTGGCAGTACTGCTTTCCAGCCTCATGACCTTTGGTAATCTGGGGGAGCATTTTGAGCTAACTGCTATTAAAAGTTCTGGCATTTCGCTGGTGCGCACCATGCTGCCAATCTTTGTTTTTACGCTCTTTCTTACTGCCTTTGCCTTTTATAACAATGATCGTATTGTACCAAAAGTAAACCTGAAGGCTTATAGTCTGCTGTACGATATCAGGCAAACCAAACCTTCTCTTTCTCTGGAAGAAGGCTCTTTTTACAATGGTATTCCAAATTACAGCATAAAGGTTAACAAAAAGTATCCTGACGAGGTATCGCTAAAGGGCCTCATCATTTATGACCACTCCAAGGGCAGGGGTAATACAGATGTCATTCTGGCCGACAGTGGCCGTATGTACATGTTCGGCAACGACCGTTACCTGATGTTCGAGCTTTACAATGGCATCAATTACTCTGAACCCAAAGCTGAGCAGGGCGGATTTTCCCTCAATGATAAACCTGCTGAATTCATGCGCAATGAATTCAGTAAAACAAAACTGGTATTCAGCATGGAGTCCTTTGGCATGAGCCAAACTCCGCAGGATTATTTTGCCGAGAATAAAATCATGAAGAATGTTAGCCAGCTAACGGCTGACATTGACTCTATGGAAAACAAAATTATTGAGGCCCGCTATACGATATACAGTAATGTTCAGAACTATAACCCCTACATTAACAAAACAAGGGTAATGGTGCCGGAGCAGTTAAAGCAGCAGTACCGCATAGTTGATTCGCTGAACAAGGTAAAACTGATGCAGACCTATGGCATGGATTCCGTTAACGGGGGTCCTAATATGAGCGGCATGGCCTATACCAGGGAAAGCCTTATGTCGAGAAAACAGGTGATGGACCTGGAGGAATCGGGCTCTGAAAAAGCCATGAATTCCATAGGCGGCGGATCTAAGGAAAAAAAACAATTTGAACCAACCCTGGCCGACACTGTCTATCTGGAGCCCCTGGAAGCAGGGAATAAACACAAGCAGTTAGAGGCTTACAGATCGGCCGTTGGGCAGCTTCGTTATATTAAAAATAACTATGAAGTGTATGGCGGCCGTGCCGATGAATTACAGCGAAGCATTTACCAGTGGCAGATTGAAATACATAAAAAGTGGGCACAGGCAGCTGCTTGTCTGGTTATGTTTATGATAGGGGCGCCTTTGGGCGCTATCATCAAAAAGGGTGGTTTAGGTGTGCCTGTAATTGTATCGATTGCCTTCTTCATTGTATACTACGTGCTTACAATGTTTGGCGATAAGTGGGCACGCGAAGGTATTGTAAGTCCTGAATTAGGCATCTGGTCTGCAAACCTGCTGCTACTGCCATTTGGCTTATTCTTTTTGCGCCAGGCCCGAAATGATGCACGTTTGTTTGAGTCAGATTTCTATAGTGTGATTATTGCCAAATTCAGAACGGCAATAGGAGAAAAAGTGCGCAGACCAGATGTATTGAGAAGAGCTTTTCGCTGGCCACGCAACTAA
- a CDS encoding thioredoxin reductase (COG0492 Thioredoxin reductase), with translation MTQEHIKLLILGSGPAGYTAAIYAARAGMKPVMYMGDQPGGQLTITNDVENFPGYPDGINGPQMMIDFQQQAERFGTDVRTGLATNVDFSGYPHKVTIDDKHEIIAESVIICTGASAKWLGLPSEQRLNGRGVSACAVCDGFFFRNQEVVVVGGGDTAAEEATYLSKLCKKVYLLVRRDEMRASRIMQQRVLNTKNIEVIWNTETLEILGEEDVEAVKIRNILTGEEAEIKAQGFFVAIGHKPNTDIFSGYLDMNESGYILTVPGTSRTNIEGVFAAGDAQDFIYRQAVTAAGTGCMAALDAERFLASKEIAVAE, from the coding sequence ATGACACAGGAACATATAAAACTATTAATTTTAGGCTCCGGACCGGCAGGTTATACTGCCGCCATATATGCAGCCCGCGCCGGCATGAAACCAGTGATGTATATGGGTGATCAGCCTGGCGGACAACTTACCATTACCAATGATGTTGAAAACTTCCCGGGTTATCCGGATGGCATCAACGGTCCGCAGATGATGATCGATTTTCAGCAACAGGCAGAACGTTTTGGAACTGATGTACGCACTGGTCTGGCAACCAATGTAGATTTTAGCGGCTATCCGCATAAGGTGACTATTGATGACAAGCATGAAATAATTGCTGAGTCTGTAATTATTTGCACCGGTGCCTCTGCCAAGTGGCTGGGCCTTCCCAGCGAACAGCGCCTTAACGGCCGTGGTGTTTCGGCTTGTGCCGTATGCGATGGTTTCTTTTTCCGTAACCAGGAGGTTGTAGTAGTAGGGGGTGGCGATACCGCAGCAGAAGAGGCAACCTATTTAAGCAAGCTTTGTAAAAAAGTATACCTGTTGGTACGTCGCGATGAAATGCGTGCTTCCCGTATTATGCAGCAGCGTGTGTTAAATACCAAAAATATTGAAGTCATCTGGAATACTGAGACCTTAGAGATTCTGGGTGAAGAAGATGTGGAAGCTGTTAAAATAAGAAATATACTCACCGGCGAAGAAGCAGAAATCAAAGCTCAGGGATTTTTCGTGGCCATAGGCCATAAACCCAATACCGATATATTTAGCGGCTACCTGGATATGAACGAAAGTGGGTATATCCTAACCGTTCCCGGTACCAGCAGAACAAATATAGAGGGTGTATTTGCAGCAGGCGATGCACAGGACTTTATTTACAGACAGGCAGTTACCGCTGCCGGAACTGGTTGTATGGCGGCTCTGGATGCAGAACGCTTTTTGGCAAGTAAGGAAATTGCAGTAGCAGAGTGA
- a CDS encoding polyribonucleotide nucleotidyltransferase (COG1185 Polyribonucleotide nucleotidyltransferase (polynucleotide phosphorylase)), with translation MQSNIITKSFRLEDGREITIETGKLARQADGAVVVRMGNTMLLATVVSSKEAKADVDFLPMSVDYQEKFASAGRIPGGFLKREGRLSDHEILISRLVDRALRPMFPDDYHADTQINISLISADKTALPDALAALAASAALAVSDIPFNGPISEVRVIKLDGQYLVNPTTVQREAAELDLIVAGTIDNILMVEGESKEVSEDEMLEAIAVAHRAVKQQCQVQVELMQEAGKTQKREYKHEDHDPELRQYLFDTYYKRIYEAIADISDNKNERSEKYKAIKNEYFENLPEDTTVSKFVANRYFKEMHWKASRDFTLDAKKRVDGRQYNQIRDIWSEVDYLPAAHGSAVFTRGETQSLTTVTLGTKLDEQLIDSAMQVGSHKFILHYNFPGFSTGEVKINRGPGRREVGHGNLALRALKAVIPAHDQNPYTIRIVSDILESNGSSSMATVCAGALALMDAGVQIKAPVSGIAMGMISDAETGRYAILSDILGDEDHLGDMDFKVTGTAEGITACQMDIKVDGLSFDVLREALLQAKEGRLHILNKMTETLAEPRPEFKQHAPRFVVLTIPKDMIGAVIGPGGKVIQEIQRETGATIIIEEKDDMGHVSIFGADGESVESARMRVSNIAAVPEVGSVYEGKVKSIMPFGAFVEFMPGKDGLLHISEIKWERLENMEGVLEQGEDISVKLIEIDRKTGKYRLSRKVLLPKPERTEGSSDNGGERGERRSDRGEGRNDRRDDRRDDRSDRNNRR, from the coding sequence ATGCAATCAAATATTATTACCAAGTCTTTCCGGCTCGAAGACGGACGCGAGATAACAATCGAAACCGGAAAACTTGCCCGTCAGGCCGATGGCGCAGTTGTTGTACGCATGGGTAATACCATGCTGCTGGCTACTGTAGTTTCCAGTAAAGAAGCTAAAGCCGATGTGGATTTTCTTCCTATGTCGGTTGATTATCAGGAAAAATTTGCGTCTGCCGGACGTATACCGGGGGGCTTCCTGAAACGCGAAGGCAGACTTTCTGATCATGAGATCCTGATCAGCCGGCTGGTAGACCGTGCCCTTCGTCCGATGTTCCCCGATGATTATCATGCCGATACACAGATCAACATCTCCCTGATCTCGGCAGATAAAACCGCATTGCCCGATGCCCTGGCTGCCCTGGCTGCCTCTGCTGCACTTGCAGTATCTGATATTCCATTCAATGGTCCGATTTCTGAAGTCCGCGTAATCAAGCTGGACGGACAATACCTGGTGAACCCTACTACAGTTCAGCGCGAAGCAGCTGAGCTGGACCTGATCGTAGCTGGCACCATCGATAACATCCTGATGGTGGAGGGTGAGTCAAAAGAAGTTTCTGAAGATGAAATGCTGGAGGCTATTGCAGTTGCTCACCGTGCCGTAAAGCAGCAGTGCCAGGTACAGGTAGAACTGATGCAGGAAGCTGGTAAAACCCAGAAGCGTGAGTATAAGCATGAGGACCACGATCCTGAATTGCGTCAATACCTGTTTGATACTTATTACAAGCGCATTTACGAGGCTATTGCTGATATATCAGATAATAAAAACGAGCGCAGCGAGAAATATAAGGCAATCAAAAACGAGTACTTTGAGAATTTACCTGAAGATACTACCGTAAGTAAATTTGTAGCCAACCGCTACTTTAAAGAAATGCACTGGAAGGCATCACGCGATTTCACACTGGATGCGAAGAAGCGTGTTGACGGCCGCCAGTATAATCAGATTCGCGATATCTGGTCTGAGGTAGATTACTTACCTGCGGCACACGGTTCTGCTGTGTTTACCCGCGGCGAAACCCAGTCGCTTACTACCGTTACCCTGGGTACAAAGCTCGATGAACAACTCATTGACAGCGCTATGCAGGTAGGTTCGCATAAATTTATACTGCACTACAACTTCCCTGGTTTCTCTACCGGTGAGGTGAAAATTAACCGTGGCCCGGGCCGCCGCGAAGTTGGACATGGTAACCTGGCACTGCGTGCCCTTAAGGCCGTTATTCCGGCCCATGATCAGAACCCATACACCATTCGTATTGTGTCTGATATTTTGGAAAGCAACGGATCTTCTTCCATGGCTACTGTTTGTGCCGGTGCGCTGGCCCTGATGGATGCGGGTGTGCAGATTAAAGCTCCTGTATCAGGCATTGCCATGGGTATGATCTCAGATGCCGAAACCGGTCGCTATGCAATCCTAAGCGATATTTTGGGCGATGAAGACCATCTTGGAGATATGGACTTTAAAGTAACCGGTACTGCCGAGGGTATTACAGCCTGCCAGATGGATATTAAGGTAGATGGTCTTTCGTTTGATGTACTGCGCGAAGCGCTGTTGCAGGCTAAAGAGGGCCGTTTGCACATCCTGAACAAAATGACGGAAACCCTGGCTGAGCCGCGCCCTGAATTCAAGCAGCATGCGCCTCGCTTTGTGGTACTAACCATTCCTAAGGATATGATTGGTGCTGTAATCGGACCAGGCGGTAAAGTGATCCAGGAAATTCAGCGTGAAACCGGTGCTACCATCATCATCGAAGAAAAAGATGATATGGGCCACGTAAGCATATTTGGTGCCGATGGTGAATCTGTTGAATCAGCACGCATGCGTGTGAGCAATATTGCCGCAGTGCCTGAAGTAGGCAGTGTGTACGAAGGCAAGGTAAAATCTATTATGCCATTTGGTGCCTTTGTAGAATTTATGCCTGGCAAAGACGGTCTGCTTCATATTTCAGAAATTAAATGGGAGCGCCTCGAAAATATGGAGGGTGTTTTAGAACAAGGCGAAGACATATCTGTTAAGCTTATCGAAATTGATCGCAAAACTGGTAAATACCGCCTCTCCAGAAAAGTGTTACTCCCTAAGCCAGAGAGAACTGAAGGAAGCAGCGATAACGGCGGCGAAAGAGGAGAGAGAAGATCTGATCGTGGCGAAGGCAGAAATGATCGCAGAGATGACAGACGCGACGACAGATCTGATCGCAATAACCGCAGATAG
- a CDS encoding Activator of Hsp90 ATPase1-like protein — protein sequence MFPSMAKTCFENEYEINASLRILYPYLNTAGGLSQWYADNVTIDYEKNFIFHVDGETHKAKIAATRRDQYIRFEYLPENGHDNGGGDPDFMEFSLEKNDFTDSTFLRIRDCSSEDMEEGELSEIWDSLINNLRELVGG from the coding sequence TTGTTTCCTTCTATGGCTAAGACTTGTTTCGAAAACGAATATGAGATCAATGCTTCACTGCGGATTTTATACCCTTACCTGAATACGGCCGGGGGACTCTCCCAATGGTATGCCGATAATGTTACCATCGATTACGAAAAGAATTTCATCTTTCATGTTGACGGAGAAACGCATAAAGCGAAGATTGCGGCTACCCGTCGTGATCAGTACATTCGCTTTGAATACCTGCCAGAAAACGGACATGACAATGGTGGTGGCGATCCAGATTTTATGGAGTTTTCTCTGGAGAAAAACGATTTTACGGATTCTACCTTTCTGCGTATCCGCGATTGCTCCTCAGAAGATATGGAAGAAGGAGAGTTAAGCGAAATATGGGATAGTCTGATCAACAACCTGCGCGAATTAGTAGGAGGTTAA